One genomic segment of Coffea arabica cultivar ET-39 chromosome 6e, Coffea Arabica ET-39 HiFi, whole genome shotgun sequence includes these proteins:
- the LOC113696591 gene encoding uncharacterized protein, whose protein sequence is MASKNIESIPLHPAHAVSVTDVSHVPISSEHENHLIDVPIYTNASEATSSFHHQSLDALLPSSSFVPSPSSCFPLPAPQFPHVLDNLSTSAISHIDPSPIRRRKNTPLLQQIPLEPTILPSVPDCPHCHAKRFYMEPPRFCCASGEVCLAETKMLDKLLQLYKGNTPESIEFRQCIRSYNNMFAFTSLGVHYDKELSKRNRGIYTFRVQGQIYHFVNPLKPSTGEKASNLQLYFYDTEHEMQNRMALSSKFKESIVQQLKSVLDDNPYSIFIRKLADIDKYKIFLKSNPGLDQRVFNVPSMSQVAAIWSENDSVNGDRSREIEILSTDICSWRNRMASGILRKTKTQILQQPYQTCEKENLVSINECNDIEQLFSAEQTAAKKKKRQRPTVSCREYYAYKFQMRDGDQSNLLHIDRLFQQYSVDSYVKLETSRLEFHRNKQNKLRTEAYQGLLDIIAKGNTNASDVGKRIILPASFIGGSRDMRRRYMDAMTLVQHYGKLDIFLTMTCNPSWPEIKNHLLDTDEAQNRPDLITRIFRAKIEQLKEDLFKKHLFGHVAAYTYVIEFQKRGFLHAHFLIILKEQSKMFSPEEYDKIVCAELSDRHKAPYLYSLVIKHMLHGPCGSMNPSNPCMKQNHKCRNNYPKDFSEYTKHEKNSYPIYRRRDDGSKIYIREHELDNRWIVPYNPYLLAKYDCHINVEIYSAIEAVKYIYKYIYKGHDRVMYQLTAEQANQIIDEIKNFQSARWVCAPEAIWRIYAFDLSVINPSVILLHLHLENYQSMYFDENRPLTDIITDDRLSRTMLTEFFAMNRTNEHAESLNLLYKEFPQHFVWDADDRIWYTRKKGQVIGRVITAHPIEGERYYLRILLMHVRKPTSFDDLKTVNGYLASSFKEAAELRGFLQIDNGAEECFSEAVVYGMPQCLRQLFAVILVHCSPADLQQLWSRFRPFLSEDITADSSLSENEIIMKVLALIDQYLQIMGKSIKDYGFSDFIPDSRSISLTKEIQAEADIPVSKEDLAAVSISKGDIALATATSGAAASILSGGHTAHSRFKIPLHHEASSTCNLSKQSAMSQLIKSAKLIIWDEAAMAKKYAIESLDRFLRDLLSCDHIFGGKIIVFGGDFRQTLPVVREGQKEDYISASLINSYVWPQLQKIRLTENMRASLDPSFSNLLLNIGDGTQPTIADDKIQLPSPMTIPFINDEVSLNSLINIVYPSLSNFLPGNSTMINRVILSTTNDIVHEVNQILIQKFPGEEIKYISFDQTIDPTKQADHGDFLNIVHPPGLPPHELILKQNCPVILLRNLNPAQGLCNGTRLICLNFNKNVIHAQISVGIHSGKQVFIPRIPLHSSNDESYPIPFKRTQFPISLCFAMTINKTQGQTLDFVGLYLKEPVFSHGQLYVALSRAKTADNVKILLRPVASDSLSHNSTRNVVYQEILAAATHD, encoded by the exons ATGGCTAGCAAAAACATAGAATCTATTCCACTTCATCCAGCACATGCTGTTAGTGTCACAGATGTTTCTCATGTCCCTATTTCTTCAGAGCATGAGAACCATTTAATTGATGTCCCTATTTACACTAATGCATCAGAAGCTACCAGCTCTTTCCATCATCAATCTCTTGATGCTCTTCTGCCATCATCCTCTTTTGTTCCAAGTCCTTCCTCATGCTTTCCCTTGCCTGCTCCACAATTTCCTCACGTACTGGACAACTTATCTACATCAGCTATATCTCACATTGATCCAT CTCCTATACGCCGCAGAAAAAATACACCATTGCTCCAACAAATACCATTAGAACCAACCATCCTCCCATCTGTTCCAGATTGTCCACATTGTCATGCTAAACGATTTTATATGGAACCACCAAGATTTTGTTGTGCATCAGGAGAAGTTTGTCTAGCAGAAACAAAAATGCTGGATAAGTTGCTGCAACTCTATAAAGGAAACACTCCTGAAAGTATTGAATTCAGACAATGTATCAGGAGTTACAACAATATGTTTGCTTTCACATCATTGGGAGTTCATTATGACAAAGAGCTGAGCAAAAGAAACAGAGGCATCTACACATTTCGAGTTCAAGGACAGATTTATCATTTTGTCAATCCACTCAAACCTTCTACTGGTGAAAAAGCATCGAATCTTCAGCTTTATTTTTATGATACAGAACATGAGATGCAGAATAGGATGGCTCTGTCAAGCAAATTCAAGGAATCGATTGTTCAGCAACTAAAATCTGTCCTTGATGACAATCCTTATTCTATCTTTATCCGAAAATTGGCAGACATtgataaatacaaaattttcctgAAATCCAATCCTGGATTAGATCAACGTGTTTTCAATGTTCCTTCAATGTCTCAAGTTGCAGCAATTTGGTCAGAGAATGACAGTGTTAATGGAGACAGGTCAAGAGAAATTGAAATCT TATCCACTGATATTTGCTCGTGGAGAAACCGGATGGCATCCGGAATtcttagaaaaacaaaaactcaGATTCTTCAACAACCCTATCAGACTTGTGAAAAGGAAAACTTGGTTTCTATCAATGAATGCAATGATATAGAACAGCTATTTTCTGCAGAACAAACAG ctgccaaaaagaaaaaaagacaaaGACCAACTGTCTCATGCAGAGAATATTATGCTTACAAATTCCAAATGCGAGATGGAGATCAGTCAAACTTGCTGCATATCGACCGTTTATTCCAGCAATATTCTGTTGATAGCTATGTGAAATTAGAGACATCACGCCTTGAATTTCACAGAAACAAACAGAACAAATTGAGAACAGAGGCTTATCAAGGATTGCTCGATATCATAGCAAAAGGGAACACAAATGCATCAGATGTGGGAAAACGCATCATCCTGCCTGCAAGTTTTATAGGAGGGTCAAGAGATATGCGACGACGATATATGGATGCTATGACCCTTGTACAACATTATGGAAAGCTAGATATCTTCCTTACAATGACCTGCAATCCATCTTGGCCTGAAATAAAGAACCATTTGCTTGACACAGATGAAGCTCAGAATCGGCCTGATTTGATAACACGGATATTTCGTGCAAAAATagagcaattgaaagaagatcTTTTCAAGAAACATCTTTTTGGTCATGTTGCTGCTTACACTTATGTTATCGAATTCCAAAAAAGAGGTTTCCTGCATGCTCATTTTCTGATCATCTTAAAGGAACAATCAAAGATGTTCTCGCCAGAAGAATACGACAAAATTGTTTGTGCAGAGCTTTCTGATAGACACAAGGCACCATACTTATATTCTTTGGTTATAAAGCACATGCTTCATGGACCATGTGGATCAATGAATCCAAGTAATCCTTGTATGAAACagaatcacaagtgcagaaataacTATCCGAAAGATTTTTCAGAGTACACAAAGCATGAAAAAAATTCATATCCTATATACAGAAGACGGGATGATGGCAGCAAGATCTATATCAGAGAACATGAGTTAGATAATCGATGGATTGTCCCTTACAATCCATATCTTCTTGCAAAATATGATTGTCACATCAATGTTGAAATATATTCTGCCATCGAAGCTGTAAAGTACATctacaaatatatatacaagGGCCATGATAGGGTGATGTACCAATTGACAGCTGAGCAAGCAAATCAAATCATTGatgagataaaaaattttcaatctgCAAGATGGGTATGTGCACCTGAAGCTATCTGGAGgatatatgcttttgatctcAGTGTTATCAATCCATCGGTTATTTTGCTTCATTTACATCTTGAAAACTACCAATCAATGTACTTTGACGAGAATCGTCCATTGACAGATATAATTACAGACGACAGGCTTTCACGAACAATGCTAACAGAATTCTTTGCAATGAATCGGACAAATGAACATGCAGAAAGCCTTAATCTTCTGTACAAAGAGTTCCCTCAGCATTTTGTCTGGGATGCAGATGATAGAATATGGTACACTAGAAAGAAAGGACAGGTCATTGGGCGTGTTATAACAGCACATCCGATTGAAGGAGAGAGGTATTATCTCAGAATATTGCTCATGCATGTTCGAAAACCCACATCTTTTGATGACCTGAAAACAGTTAACGGTTATCTAGCTTCTTCATTTAAAGAAGCTGCAGAATTGCGAGGATTCCTTCAAATAGACAACGGAGCCGAAGAGTGCTTTTCAGAAGCTGTTGTCTATGGAATGCCGCAATGTTTAAGGCAGCTATTTGCAGTCATCTTGGTCCATTGTTCACCAGCCGATCTACAACAACTTTGGTCAAGATTTCGACCATTCTTATCAGAAGACATTACAGCAGACTCTTCTCTATCAGAAAATGAAATTATCATGAAAGTCCTTGCTTTGATTGATCAATATTTACAGATAATGGGAAAAAGTATAAAGGATTATGGTTTCTCAGACTTTATTCCAGATTCTCGCTCTATCAGTCTTACAAAAGAAATACAAGCTGAAGCTGACATACCTGTCTCCAAAGAAGATTTAGCAGCAGTCTCTAT ATCAAAAGGAGACATTGCATTAGCAACTGCAACATCAGGAGCAGCTGCATCAATACTTTCAGGAGGTCATACTGCTCATTCACGCTTCAAAATCCCTCTCCATCATGAAGCTAGCAGCACATGTAATCTTTCTAAACAAAGTGCAATGTCTCAGTTAATCAAGAGTGCAAAGCTCATAATATGGGATGAAGCAGCAATGGCAAAAAAATATGCAATTGAGTCCCTTGACAGATTTCTTAGAGACTTGTTAAGTTGTGATCACATCTTTGGTGGTAAAATCATTGTTTTTGGTGGGGATTTTCGACAGACTCTTCCAGTAGTGAGGGAAGGGCAAAAGGAAGATTACATCTCTGCATCACTTATCAATTCATATGTCTGGCCACAACTTCAAAAGATACGGCTGACTGAGAACATGAGAGCATCTTTGGACCCATCATTTTCAAATCTTTTGCTAAACATTGGAGATGGAACACAGCCAACCATTGCAGATGACAAAATCCAGTTGCCTTCTCCTATGACCATTCCTTTTATTAATGATGAAGTatcattaaactccctcatcAACATTGTTTATCCATCACTGTCTAACTTTCTGCCCGGCAATTCTACTATGATTAATAGAGTCATTCTCAGTACAACAAATGATATTGTCCACGAGGTCAACCAAATTTTGATCCAGAAATTCCCAGGAGAAGAAATCAAATACATCAGCTTCGATCAAACCATAGATCCAACCAAGCAAGCTGATCACGGTGACTTCTTAAATATTGTTCACCCTCCAGGATTACCCCCACATGAATTGATTTTGAAGCAAAATTGCCCAGTTATACTTCTAAGAAATCTCAATCCTGCACAAGGATTATGCAATGGAACACGTTTGATTTGtttaaatttcaacaaaaatgttATTCATGCACAAATTTCAGTTGGAATTCATTCTGGCAAACAAGTTTTCATTCCTCGCATTCCATTGCATAGCTCTAATGATGAATCATATCCAATCCCTTTCAAACGCACTCAATTTCCAATCTCTCTCTGTTTTGCTATGACAATTAACAAAACACAGGGACAAACACTTGATTTTGTAGGATTATATTTGAAAGAACCAGTATTTTCACATGGTCAATTGTATGTTGCACTATCAAGAGCCAAAACAGCTGATAATGTTAAAATTCTACTTAGACCTGTTGCATCTGATTCTTTATCCCATAATTCTACACGCAATGTAGTTTATCAGGAAATCCTGGCAGCTGCAACTCATGATTAA
- the LOC113695413 gene encoding tubulin beta-5 chain — MREILHVQGGQCGNQIGSKFWEVVCDEHGIDPTGRYVGTSDLQLERVNVYYNEASCGRFVPRAVLMDLEPGTMDSVRTGPYGQIFRPDNFVFGQSGAGNNWAKGHYTEGAELIDSVLDVVRKEAENCDCLQGFQVCHSLGGGTGSGMGTLLISKIREEYPDRMMLTFSVFPSPKVSDTVVEPYNATLSVHQLVENADECMVLDNEALYDICFRTLKLTTPSFGDLNHLISATMSGVTCCLRFPGQLNSDLRKLAVNLIPFPRLHFFMVGFAPLTSRGSQQYRALTVPELTQQMWDAKNMMCAADPRHGRYLTASAMFRGKMSTKEVDEQMINVQNKNSSYFVEWIPNNVKSSVCDIPPRGLTMASTFIGNSTSIQEMFRRVSEQFTAMFRRKAFLHWYTGEGMDEMEFTEAESNMNDLVSEYQQYQDATADEDGEYEEDEEEEGVDHM; from the exons ATGAGAGAAATCCTTCACGTTCAAGGAGGACAATGTGGCAACCAAATTGGATCAAAGTTCTGGGAAGTAGTGTGTGATGAGCATGGGATAGATCCAACTGGACGATATGTTGGAACCTCAGATTTGCAATTGGAGCGTGTTAATGTGTACTACAATGAGGCATCTTGTGGGAGGTTTGTACCTCGTGCTGTTCTTATGGATCTGGAGCCCGGCACTATGGACAGTGTCCGCACCGGTCCATATGGCCAGATCTTCAGGCCTGATAACTTTGTTTTCGGTCAGTCTGGTGCTGGAAACAACTGGGCAAAAGGGCATTATACTGAGGGTGCTGAACTTATTGACTCCGTTCTTGATGTTGTGAGGAAGGAGGCTGAGAACTGCGACTGCCTTCAAG GTTTTCAAGTGTGCCACTCACTTGGTGGAGGAACAGGTTCTGGCATGGGTACCTTATTGATTTCAAAGATCAGGGAGGAGTACCCTGACAGAATGATGCTTACATTCTCTGTTTTCCCATCCCCAAAGGTTTCTGATACAGTGGTGGAGCCATATAATGCCACTCTTTCAGTGCATCAGCTTGTTGAGAATGCAGATGAGTGCATGGTTCTTGATAATGAAGCTTTGTACGATATCTGCTTCAGGACTCTTAAACTGACCACTCCCAGCT TTGGTGATTTGAATCACTTGATTTCTGCAACCATGAGTGGGGTGACTTGCTGTCTCCGATTCCCTGGCCAACTCAATTCTGATCTCAGGAAGCTTGCTGTCAACCTTATTCCCTTCCCCCGCTTACACTTTTTCATGGTTGGCTTTGCTCCTCTGACCTCTCGTGGTTCTCAGCAATATCGTGCTCTTACAGTTCCAGAACTGACCCAACAAATGTGGGATGCAAAGAACATGATGTGTGCTGCTGACCCGCGTCACGGACGCTACCTGACTGCATCAGCCATGTTCAGAGGCAAGATGAGCACCAAGGAAGTTGATGAGCAAATGATCAATGTCCAGAACAAGAACTCTTCCTACTTTGTCGAGTGGATCCCCAACAATGTGAAATCAAGTGTCTGTGACATCCCACCTAGAGGACTCACGATGGCATCAACCTTCATTGGCAACTCAACATCGATCCAGGAAATGTTCAGGAGAGTGAGCGAGCAGTTCACTGCCATGTTCAGGAGAAAGGCTTTCTTGCACTGGTATACTGGGGAAGGAATGGATGAAATGGAGTTCACAGAGGCCGAGAGCAACATGAATGACCTTGTTTCCGAATACCAGCAGTACCAGGATGCCACTGCAGATGAAGACGGTGAGTACGAGGAAGATGAGGAAGAGGAGGGCGTTGATCATATGTGA